The following proteins are encoded in a genomic region of Syngnathus acus chromosome 22, fSynAcu1.2, whole genome shotgun sequence:
- the LOC119116111 gene encoding serine/threonine-protein kinase PAK 2-like has protein sequence MCDSGLCEDKPPAPPVRMSSQGGGAKDPQSTNHNSRPLPSVPEERKSRNKIISIFASEKGGRKKDRDKDRPEISSPSDFEHTIHVGFDAVTGEFTGMPEQWARLLQTSNISKSEQKQNPQAVLDILKFYDSTSGKQKYLSFSASDKDSSLVKQGTTTSSSGAKDADDDDDDDMPPPVVAPRPEHTKSVYTRSVIDPIPAPEADAASKAADRQKKKGGKMTDEEIMEKLRTIVSIGDPKKKYTRYEKIGQGASGTVYTAIDVATGREVAIKQINLQKQPKKELIINEILVMKEMKNPNIVNFVDSFLVGEELFVVMEYLAGGSLTDVVTETCMDEAQIAAVCREVLQALEFLHANQVIHRDIKSDNVLLGMDGLVKLTDFGFCAQITPEQSKRSTMVGTPYWMAPEVVTRKAYGPKVDIWSLGIMAIEMVEGEPPYLNENPLRALYLIATNGTPELQSPEKLSPVFRSFLSRCLEMDVEKRGSGRELLQHPFLKLAKPLSSLTPLILAAKEAMRSNR, from the exons ATGTGCGACAGCGGATTGTGCGAGGAcaagccccccgccccccctgtCAGGATGAGTAgccaaggaggaggagccAAGGACCCCCAGTCCACCAATCACAACTCTCGGCCGCTTCCGTCCGTGCCGGAGGAGCGCAAGTccagaaataaaatcatctcCATCTTTGCTTCGGAGAaag GAGGTAGGAAGAAGGATCGGGATAAGGACAGGCCAGAGATCTCCTCCCCGTCGGATTTTGAACACACCATCCATGTGGGCTTTGACGCCGTCACTGGAGAGTTCACG GGCATGCCGGAGCAATGGGCTCGTCTCCTCCAAACCTCCAACATCAGCAAATCTGAGCAGAAGCAGAATCCCCAGGCGGTCCTGGACATCCTCAAGTTCTACGACTCCACCAGCGGGAAGCAGAAATACCTCAGCTTCTCGGCCTCAG ATAAAGATTCGTCGTTG GTTAAGCAGGGCACCACCACTTCCTCATCAGGCGCTAAAGACGCCgacgatgacgatgatgacgacatgCCGCCGCCCGTCGTGGCGCCCAGGCCGGAACACACTAAGTCG GTCTACACGCGGTCGGTGATCGACCCTATCCCGGCTCCGGAGGCCGACGCCGCTTCCAAGGCGGCCGACAGGCAGAAGAAGAAAGGAGGCAAAATGACGGACGAGGAGATCATGGAGAAACTCC GGACTATCGTTAGTATCGGAGATCCCAAGAAGAAATACACTCGATACGAGAAGATCGGACAAGG GGCATCTGGAACCGTCTACACGGCCATAGATGTTGCTACAGGGCGGGAG GTGGCCATCAAGCAGATCAATTTGCAGAAGCAACCCAAGAAAGAACTCATCATCAACGAGATCCTGGTCATGAAGGAGATGAAGAATCCCAACATCGTCAACTTTGTTGACAG TTTCCTGGTTGGCGAGGAGCTGTTTGTGGTGATGGAGTACCTGGCGGGCGGCTCGCTGACCGACGTGGTGACGGAGACGTGCATGGACGAGGCCCAGATCGCAGCCGTATGCAGAGAG GTCCTGCAGGCTCTGGAGTTTCTTCACGCCAATCAGGTCATCCATCGAGACATCAAGAGCGACAACGTCCTGCTGGGAATGGACGGATTGGTCAAACTCA CCGACTTTGGCTTCTGCGCTCAGATCACGCCAGAGCAGAGCAAGCGCAGCACCATGGTGGGCACGCCGTATTGGATGGCTCCGGAGGTGGTCACCAGGAAGGCCTACGGGCCCAAAGTGGACATTTGGTCCCTGGGCATCATGGCCATCGAGATGGTGGAGGGAGAGCCCCCTTATCTTAACGAGAACCCTCTCAGG GCATTGTATTTAATTGCCACCAACGGCACTCCTGAGCTGCAGAGTCCAGAGAAGCTGTCCCCCGTCTTCCGATCCTTCCTGTCGCGATGTTTGGAGATGGACGTGGAGAAACGAGGGTCAGGCCGAGAACTTTTGCAG catccTTTCCTGAAGCTGGCCAAGCCTCTGTCCAGTCTGACTCCTCTCATCCTGGCTGCCAAGGAGGCCATGAGGAGCAACCGCTAA
- the hltf gene encoding helicase-like transcription factor isoform X1 produces MMTPPILTAYGGMAFRRSWFSWDRYSEVDLFTDRLDQNSLSQAIRAASSDESDADGNVLFGQMQGTVVGLKYYTGVVNQGEMVGLEREPENFFDHNAIVVTNIYGSQVGHIKKELAQAMAHIMDNKLTRVEGVVNSGTKNKYSMPVILSFWGKEENKSAVVQRLARYGYKLNTGANQKLSSSGAGTGLNKKGMTILLTAEELKNAFDNLFEGLTESKEFEKAPEYLATPLMPHQRQALSWMCARENKCVLPPFWEKRGNMYYNTLTRFSAKEIPERVLGGILADDMGLGKTLTTIALILTNYHEGKPLPVYNRVQQDPSSPAKDGAGPSDVVAHGLRSSPAHQEQSCVFLSHVKEAAKLSEKGKRTTKATKRKYEDPLLLEDADFAAALCRGPASPPNSFKKKKKKRTLAIADNSGETVSAGATLIVCPLSVLSNWLDQFEEHVRADVKLKVYMYHGPNRNRSTKFLSSQDVVLTTYNVLAADFANQNRGGLHDLNSPLHGINWLRVVLDEGHVVRNPNTQMSRAVLDLKAKRRWILSAVLCRVFYDLLDRPLQSGLVHRAGGTPIQNSVKDLWMLLAFLRIKPFDVREWWNRVIQRPVTQGDRDGLQNLQTLIKCITLRRTKNSQVDGCPLVTLPEKSVYVEQVELSAAEREEYDVALNEGRHTVGRYVAEGSVLRNYADVLAILMRLRQHCCHPDLLTNTAADAGLASTPAELRERLIEKLRVVLASGSDEECSVCLDSVRLPVITHCAHVYCRPCIAQVIGTEQESARCPLCRSDIKINELVEFPQEEMAEECGERIPGKLRTSSKIQALMGNLLRLRREDSAIKSLVVSQFTRFLTILETPLREHGFSFVRLDGSMSQKKRTQVIQEFQSLSPDSPTILLLSLKAGGVGLNLTAASHVFLMDPAWNPATEEQCIDRCHRLGQKRKVFVTKFIVKDSVEENMVKIQKQKQDLVQAAFASTDADRKTSRINDIKALMEL; encoded by the exons ATGATGACTCCCCCAATTCTGACAGCCTACG GCGGAATGGCTTTCCGTAGGAGCTGGTTCAGTTGGGACAGGTACAGCGAGGTGGACCTCTTCACCGACCGCTTGGACCAGAACAGCCTCTCCCAAGCCATCCGGGCCGCCTCCTCCGATGAGTCGGACGCCGACGGCAACGTGCTGTTTGGCCAGATGCAGGGCACCGTAGTGGGACTCAAATATTACACCGGGGTG GTGAACCAAGGTGAAATGGTTGGCCTGGAGCGTGAGCCGGAAAACTTTTTTGACCACAACGCCATCGTAGTGACCAACATCTACGGCAGCCAAGTTGGCCACATCAAGAAGGAGCTGGCCCAAGCCATGGCCCACATCATGGACAACAAGTTGACAAGAGTAGAAGG GGTGGTGAACTCTGGGACAAAGAACAAATACTCCATGCCAGTGATTTTGTCCTTCTGGGGGAAGGAGGAGAACAAGAGCGCCGTCGTTCAACGTTTGGCACGCTATGGCTACAAACTCAACACAG GTGCAAATCAGAAGTTGAGTAGCTCAGGAGCCGGGACGGGATTGAATAAAAAAGGCATGACAATCCTTCTTACGGCAGAGGAG TTGAAGAACGCCTTTGACAACCTCTTTGAAGGACTGACGGAGAGTAAAGAATTTGAAAAAGCACCTGAG TATTTGGCCACCCCCCTAATGCCCCACCAACGGCAAGCGCTGTCATGGATGTGCGCCCGCGAGAACAAATGTGTGCTGCCGCCCTTTTGGGAGAAGCGGGGCAATATGTACTACAACACCCTGACCCGCTTCTCAGCCAAGGAAATACCCGAGAGAGTCCTCGGCGGGATACTGGCAGACGACATGGGACTG GGCAAGACACTGACAACTATTGCGCTGATCCTCACCAACTATCACGAGGGAAAGCCCCTCCCCGTGTACAACCGTGTGCAGCAGGATCCCTCTTCGCCTGCAAAAG ATGGAGCCGGACCGAGTGACGTGGTGGCTCACGGTCTACGCTCAAGCCC GGCCCACCAGGAGCAATCTTGTGTTTTCTTATCACATGTAAAGGAAGCAGCAAAGCTGTCAGAGAAAG GCAAAAGAACGACAAAAGCCACCAAGCGGAAATACG AGGACCCACTGTTGCTGGAGGACGCGGACTTTGCCGCTGCGCTGTGCAGAGGCCCGGCGTCGCCGCCGAATTccttcaagaaaaaaaagaagaaaaggaccCTGG CCATCGCAGACAACTCTGGTGAAACTGTATCGGCTGGGGCAACCCTCATCGTGTGCCCGCTGTCCGTGCTCAGCAATTGGCTG GACCAGTTTGAGGAGCACGTGCGAGCCGACGTCAAGCTCAAAGTGTACATGTACCACGGGCCCAACCGCAACAGAAGCACCAAGTTCCTCTCGTCTCAGGACGTGGTGCTCACCACCTACAACGTGCTCGCCGCAGACTTCGCC aatCAGAACAGGGGTGGCCTTCATGACCTCAACAGTCCCCTGCACGGCATCAACTGGTTGAGGGTGGTGCTGGACGAGGGCCACGTGGTGCGCAACCCCAACACGCAGATGAGCAGGGCCGTTCTGGACCTTAAAGCCAAGCGACGTTGGATTCTGTCTG CTGTTCTTTGCCGAGTATTCTATGACTTGCTAGACAGACCACTGCAATCTGGATTAGTCCACCGCGCCGGAG GGACGCCCATCCAGAACAGCGTGAAGGACCTGTGGATGCTGCTGGCCTTCCTGCGCATCAAGCCGTTTGACGTCAGGGAGTGGTGGAATCGAGTCATCCAGAGGCCCGTCACGCAAGGAGACCGAGACGGCTTGCA GAACCTGCAGACGCTGATCAAGTGCATCACACTGCGGCGGACCAAGAACAGCCAAGTGGACGGTTGCCCACTGGTCACGTTGCCCGAGAAGAGCGTGTACGTGGAGCAGGTGGAGCTCAGCGCCGCCGAGCGCGAGGAGTACGATGTGGCGCTCAATGAGGGAAGACACACTGTCGGCAG ATATGTCGCTGAAGGCAGCGTTTTGAGGAATTACGCAGACGTGCTGGCCATCCTGATGAGGCTGCGACAGCACTGCTGCCATCCTGACCTGCTAACAAACACCGCCGCAGATGCAG GCTTGGCGTCCACGCCGGCCGAGCTTCGCGAGCGGCTGATCGAGAAGCTGCGCGTGGTGCTGGCCAGCGGCTCGGACGAGGAGTGCTCCGTTTGTCTGGACTCCGTGCGCCTGCCCGTCATCACGCACTGCGCCCACGTCTACTGCCGCCCTTGCATCGCGCAGGTCATCGGCACAGAGCAG GAGAGTGCCCGCTGCCCTCTGTGTCGGAGTGACATCAAGATCAACGAGCTGGTGGAGTTCCCGCAGGAGGAGATGGCCGAAGAGTGCGGAGAAAGAATTCCCGGCAAGTTGAGGACCAGCTCCAAG atcCAAGCGCTAATGGGCAACCTACTTCGACTGCGACGTGAAGACAGCGCCATCAAAAGTTTGGTAGTCTCGCAATTCACTCGCTTCCTCACCATCCTGGAGACGCCGCTcag GGAGCACGGCTTCAGCTTTGTGCGCCTGGACGGAAGCATGAGTCAAAAGAAGCGAACCCAGGTGATCCAAGAATTCCAGAGCCTGAGCCCCGACAGCCCCACCATCTTGCTACTCTCGCTCAAAGCCGGCGGGGTGGGACTCAACCTCACCGCCGCCTCCCATGTCTTCCTTATGGACcca GCATGGAACCCAGCTACGGAAGAGCAATGCATTGACCGCTGCCACCGTTTGGgccagaagagaaaagttttTGTCACCAAG TTCATCGTGAAAGATTCTGTGGAGGAGAACATGGTTAAGATCCAGAAGCAGAAGCAAGACTTGGTGCAGGCAGCATTCGCATCGACGGACGCCGACCGCAAGACGTCGCGCATTAACGACATCAAGGCGCTGATGGAGTTGTAG
- the hltf gene encoding helicase-like transcription factor isoform X3 codes for MMTPPILTAYGGMAFRRSWFSWDRYSEVDLFTDRLDQNSLSQAIRAASSDESDADGNVLFGQMQGTVVGLKYYTGVVNQGEMVGLEREPENFFDHNAIVVTNIYGSQVGHIKKELAQAMAHIMDNKLTRVEGVVNSGTKNKYSMPVILSFWGKEENKSAVVQRLARYGYKLNTGANQKLSSSGAGTGLNKKGMTILLTAEELKNAFDNLFEGLTESKEFEKAPEYLATPLMPHQRQALSWMCARENKCVLPPFWEKRGNMYYNTLTRFSAKEIPERVLGGILADDMGLGKTLTTIALILTNYHEGKPLPVYNRVQQDPSSPAKDGAGPSDVVAHGLRSSPAHQEQSCVFLSHVKEAAKLSEKGKRTTKATKRKYEDPLLLEDADFAAALCRGPASPPNSFKKKKKKRTLAIADNSGETVSAGATLIVCPLSVLSNWLDQFEEHVRADVKLKVYMYHGPNRNRSTKFLSSQDVVLTTYNVLAADFANQNRGGLHDLNSPLHGINWLRVVLDEGHVVRNPNTQMSRAVLDLKAKRRWILSGTPIQNSVKDLWMLLAFLRIKPFDVREWWNRVIQRPVTQGDRDGLQNLQTLIKCITLRRTKNSQVDGCPLVTLPEKSVYVEQVELSAAEREEYDVALNEGRHTVGRYVAEGSVLRNYADVLAILMRLRQHCCHPDLLTNTAADAGLASTPAELRERLIEKLRVVLASGSDEECSVCLDSVRLPVITHCAHVYCRPCIAQVIGTEQESARCPLCRSDIKINELVEFPQEEMAEECGERIPGKLRTSSKIQALMGNLLRLRREDSAIKSLVVSQFTRFLTILETPLREHGFSFVRLDGSMSQKKRTQVIQEFQSLSPDSPTILLLSLKAGGVGLNLTAASHVFLMDPAWNPATEEQCIDRCHRLGQKRKVFVTKFIVKDSVEENMVKIQKQKQDLVQAAFASTDADRKTSRINDIKALMEL; via the exons ATGATGACTCCCCCAATTCTGACAGCCTACG GCGGAATGGCTTTCCGTAGGAGCTGGTTCAGTTGGGACAGGTACAGCGAGGTGGACCTCTTCACCGACCGCTTGGACCAGAACAGCCTCTCCCAAGCCATCCGGGCCGCCTCCTCCGATGAGTCGGACGCCGACGGCAACGTGCTGTTTGGCCAGATGCAGGGCACCGTAGTGGGACTCAAATATTACACCGGGGTG GTGAACCAAGGTGAAATGGTTGGCCTGGAGCGTGAGCCGGAAAACTTTTTTGACCACAACGCCATCGTAGTGACCAACATCTACGGCAGCCAAGTTGGCCACATCAAGAAGGAGCTGGCCCAAGCCATGGCCCACATCATGGACAACAAGTTGACAAGAGTAGAAGG GGTGGTGAACTCTGGGACAAAGAACAAATACTCCATGCCAGTGATTTTGTCCTTCTGGGGGAAGGAGGAGAACAAGAGCGCCGTCGTTCAACGTTTGGCACGCTATGGCTACAAACTCAACACAG GTGCAAATCAGAAGTTGAGTAGCTCAGGAGCCGGGACGGGATTGAATAAAAAAGGCATGACAATCCTTCTTACGGCAGAGGAG TTGAAGAACGCCTTTGACAACCTCTTTGAAGGACTGACGGAGAGTAAAGAATTTGAAAAAGCACCTGAG TATTTGGCCACCCCCCTAATGCCCCACCAACGGCAAGCGCTGTCATGGATGTGCGCCCGCGAGAACAAATGTGTGCTGCCGCCCTTTTGGGAGAAGCGGGGCAATATGTACTACAACACCCTGACCCGCTTCTCAGCCAAGGAAATACCCGAGAGAGTCCTCGGCGGGATACTGGCAGACGACATGGGACTG GGCAAGACACTGACAACTATTGCGCTGATCCTCACCAACTATCACGAGGGAAAGCCCCTCCCCGTGTACAACCGTGTGCAGCAGGATCCCTCTTCGCCTGCAAAAG ATGGAGCCGGACCGAGTGACGTGGTGGCTCACGGTCTACGCTCAAGCCC GGCCCACCAGGAGCAATCTTGTGTTTTCTTATCACATGTAAAGGAAGCAGCAAAGCTGTCAGAGAAAG GCAAAAGAACGACAAAAGCCACCAAGCGGAAATACG AGGACCCACTGTTGCTGGAGGACGCGGACTTTGCCGCTGCGCTGTGCAGAGGCCCGGCGTCGCCGCCGAATTccttcaagaaaaaaaagaagaaaaggaccCTGG CCATCGCAGACAACTCTGGTGAAACTGTATCGGCTGGGGCAACCCTCATCGTGTGCCCGCTGTCCGTGCTCAGCAATTGGCTG GACCAGTTTGAGGAGCACGTGCGAGCCGACGTCAAGCTCAAAGTGTACATGTACCACGGGCCCAACCGCAACAGAAGCACCAAGTTCCTCTCGTCTCAGGACGTGGTGCTCACCACCTACAACGTGCTCGCCGCAGACTTCGCC aatCAGAACAGGGGTGGCCTTCATGACCTCAACAGTCCCCTGCACGGCATCAACTGGTTGAGGGTGGTGCTGGACGAGGGCCACGTGGTGCGCAACCCCAACACGCAGATGAGCAGGGCCGTTCTGGACCTTAAAGCCAAGCGACGTTGGATTCTGTCTG GGACGCCCATCCAGAACAGCGTGAAGGACCTGTGGATGCTGCTGGCCTTCCTGCGCATCAAGCCGTTTGACGTCAGGGAGTGGTGGAATCGAGTCATCCAGAGGCCCGTCACGCAAGGAGACCGAGACGGCTTGCA GAACCTGCAGACGCTGATCAAGTGCATCACACTGCGGCGGACCAAGAACAGCCAAGTGGACGGTTGCCCACTGGTCACGTTGCCCGAGAAGAGCGTGTACGTGGAGCAGGTGGAGCTCAGCGCCGCCGAGCGCGAGGAGTACGATGTGGCGCTCAATGAGGGAAGACACACTGTCGGCAG ATATGTCGCTGAAGGCAGCGTTTTGAGGAATTACGCAGACGTGCTGGCCATCCTGATGAGGCTGCGACAGCACTGCTGCCATCCTGACCTGCTAACAAACACCGCCGCAGATGCAG GCTTGGCGTCCACGCCGGCCGAGCTTCGCGAGCGGCTGATCGAGAAGCTGCGCGTGGTGCTGGCCAGCGGCTCGGACGAGGAGTGCTCCGTTTGTCTGGACTCCGTGCGCCTGCCCGTCATCACGCACTGCGCCCACGTCTACTGCCGCCCTTGCATCGCGCAGGTCATCGGCACAGAGCAG GAGAGTGCCCGCTGCCCTCTGTGTCGGAGTGACATCAAGATCAACGAGCTGGTGGAGTTCCCGCAGGAGGAGATGGCCGAAGAGTGCGGAGAAAGAATTCCCGGCAAGTTGAGGACCAGCTCCAAG atcCAAGCGCTAATGGGCAACCTACTTCGACTGCGACGTGAAGACAGCGCCATCAAAAGTTTGGTAGTCTCGCAATTCACTCGCTTCCTCACCATCCTGGAGACGCCGCTcag GGAGCACGGCTTCAGCTTTGTGCGCCTGGACGGAAGCATGAGTCAAAAGAAGCGAACCCAGGTGATCCAAGAATTCCAGAGCCTGAGCCCCGACAGCCCCACCATCTTGCTACTCTCGCTCAAAGCCGGCGGGGTGGGACTCAACCTCACCGCCGCCTCCCATGTCTTCCTTATGGACcca GCATGGAACCCAGCTACGGAAGAGCAATGCATTGACCGCTGCCACCGTTTGGgccagaagagaaaagttttTGTCACCAAG TTCATCGTGAAAGATTCTGTGGAGGAGAACATGGTTAAGATCCAGAAGCAGAAGCAAGACTTGGTGCAGGCAGCATTCGCATCGACGGACGCCGACCGCAAGACGTCGCGCATTAACGACATCAAGGCGCTGATGGAGTTGTAG
- the hltf gene encoding helicase-like transcription factor isoform X2 yields MAFRRSWFSWDRYSEVDLFTDRLDQNSLSQAIRAASSDESDADGNVLFGQMQGTVVGLKYYTGVVNQGEMVGLEREPENFFDHNAIVVTNIYGSQVGHIKKELAQAMAHIMDNKLTRVEGVVNSGTKNKYSMPVILSFWGKEENKSAVVQRLARYGYKLNTGANQKLSSSGAGTGLNKKGMTILLTAEELKNAFDNLFEGLTESKEFEKAPEYLATPLMPHQRQALSWMCARENKCVLPPFWEKRGNMYYNTLTRFSAKEIPERVLGGILADDMGLGKTLTTIALILTNYHEGKPLPVYNRVQQDPSSPAKDGAGPSDVVAHGLRSSPAHQEQSCVFLSHVKEAAKLSEKGKRTTKATKRKYEDPLLLEDADFAAALCRGPASPPNSFKKKKKKRTLAIADNSGETVSAGATLIVCPLSVLSNWLDQFEEHVRADVKLKVYMYHGPNRNRSTKFLSSQDVVLTTYNVLAADFANQNRGGLHDLNSPLHGINWLRVVLDEGHVVRNPNTQMSRAVLDLKAKRRWILSAVLCRVFYDLLDRPLQSGLVHRAGGTPIQNSVKDLWMLLAFLRIKPFDVREWWNRVIQRPVTQGDRDGLQNLQTLIKCITLRRTKNSQVDGCPLVTLPEKSVYVEQVELSAAEREEYDVALNEGRHTVGRYVAEGSVLRNYADVLAILMRLRQHCCHPDLLTNTAADAGLASTPAELRERLIEKLRVVLASGSDEECSVCLDSVRLPVITHCAHVYCRPCIAQVIGTEQESARCPLCRSDIKINELVEFPQEEMAEECGERIPGKLRTSSKIQALMGNLLRLRREDSAIKSLVVSQFTRFLTILETPLREHGFSFVRLDGSMSQKKRTQVIQEFQSLSPDSPTILLLSLKAGGVGLNLTAASHVFLMDPAWNPATEEQCIDRCHRLGQKRKVFVTKFIVKDSVEENMVKIQKQKQDLVQAAFASTDADRKTSRINDIKALMEL; encoded by the exons ATGGCTTTCCGTAGGAGCTGGTTCAGTTGGGACAGGTACAGCGAGGTGGACCTCTTCACCGACCGCTTGGACCAGAACAGCCTCTCCCAAGCCATCCGGGCCGCCTCCTCCGATGAGTCGGACGCCGACGGCAACGTGCTGTTTGGCCAGATGCAGGGCACCGTAGTGGGACTCAAATATTACACCGGGGTG GTGAACCAAGGTGAAATGGTTGGCCTGGAGCGTGAGCCGGAAAACTTTTTTGACCACAACGCCATCGTAGTGACCAACATCTACGGCAGCCAAGTTGGCCACATCAAGAAGGAGCTGGCCCAAGCCATGGCCCACATCATGGACAACAAGTTGACAAGAGTAGAAGG GGTGGTGAACTCTGGGACAAAGAACAAATACTCCATGCCAGTGATTTTGTCCTTCTGGGGGAAGGAGGAGAACAAGAGCGCCGTCGTTCAACGTTTGGCACGCTATGGCTACAAACTCAACACAG GTGCAAATCAGAAGTTGAGTAGCTCAGGAGCCGGGACGGGATTGAATAAAAAAGGCATGACAATCCTTCTTACGGCAGAGGAG TTGAAGAACGCCTTTGACAACCTCTTTGAAGGACTGACGGAGAGTAAAGAATTTGAAAAAGCACCTGAG TATTTGGCCACCCCCCTAATGCCCCACCAACGGCAAGCGCTGTCATGGATGTGCGCCCGCGAGAACAAATGTGTGCTGCCGCCCTTTTGGGAGAAGCGGGGCAATATGTACTACAACACCCTGACCCGCTTCTCAGCCAAGGAAATACCCGAGAGAGTCCTCGGCGGGATACTGGCAGACGACATGGGACTG GGCAAGACACTGACAACTATTGCGCTGATCCTCACCAACTATCACGAGGGAAAGCCCCTCCCCGTGTACAACCGTGTGCAGCAGGATCCCTCTTCGCCTGCAAAAG ATGGAGCCGGACCGAGTGACGTGGTGGCTCACGGTCTACGCTCAAGCCC GGCCCACCAGGAGCAATCTTGTGTTTTCTTATCACATGTAAAGGAAGCAGCAAAGCTGTCAGAGAAAG GCAAAAGAACGACAAAAGCCACCAAGCGGAAATACG AGGACCCACTGTTGCTGGAGGACGCGGACTTTGCCGCTGCGCTGTGCAGAGGCCCGGCGTCGCCGCCGAATTccttcaagaaaaaaaagaagaaaaggaccCTGG CCATCGCAGACAACTCTGGTGAAACTGTATCGGCTGGGGCAACCCTCATCGTGTGCCCGCTGTCCGTGCTCAGCAATTGGCTG GACCAGTTTGAGGAGCACGTGCGAGCCGACGTCAAGCTCAAAGTGTACATGTACCACGGGCCCAACCGCAACAGAAGCACCAAGTTCCTCTCGTCTCAGGACGTGGTGCTCACCACCTACAACGTGCTCGCCGCAGACTTCGCC aatCAGAACAGGGGTGGCCTTCATGACCTCAACAGTCCCCTGCACGGCATCAACTGGTTGAGGGTGGTGCTGGACGAGGGCCACGTGGTGCGCAACCCCAACACGCAGATGAGCAGGGCCGTTCTGGACCTTAAAGCCAAGCGACGTTGGATTCTGTCTG CTGTTCTTTGCCGAGTATTCTATGACTTGCTAGACAGACCACTGCAATCTGGATTAGTCCACCGCGCCGGAG GGACGCCCATCCAGAACAGCGTGAAGGACCTGTGGATGCTGCTGGCCTTCCTGCGCATCAAGCCGTTTGACGTCAGGGAGTGGTGGAATCGAGTCATCCAGAGGCCCGTCACGCAAGGAGACCGAGACGGCTTGCA GAACCTGCAGACGCTGATCAAGTGCATCACACTGCGGCGGACCAAGAACAGCCAAGTGGACGGTTGCCCACTGGTCACGTTGCCCGAGAAGAGCGTGTACGTGGAGCAGGTGGAGCTCAGCGCCGCCGAGCGCGAGGAGTACGATGTGGCGCTCAATGAGGGAAGACACACTGTCGGCAG ATATGTCGCTGAAGGCAGCGTTTTGAGGAATTACGCAGACGTGCTGGCCATCCTGATGAGGCTGCGACAGCACTGCTGCCATCCTGACCTGCTAACAAACACCGCCGCAGATGCAG GCTTGGCGTCCACGCCGGCCGAGCTTCGCGAGCGGCTGATCGAGAAGCTGCGCGTGGTGCTGGCCAGCGGCTCGGACGAGGAGTGCTCCGTTTGTCTGGACTCCGTGCGCCTGCCCGTCATCACGCACTGCGCCCACGTCTACTGCCGCCCTTGCATCGCGCAGGTCATCGGCACAGAGCAG GAGAGTGCCCGCTGCCCTCTGTGTCGGAGTGACATCAAGATCAACGAGCTGGTGGAGTTCCCGCAGGAGGAGATGGCCGAAGAGTGCGGAGAAAGAATTCCCGGCAAGTTGAGGACCAGCTCCAAG atcCAAGCGCTAATGGGCAACCTACTTCGACTGCGACGTGAAGACAGCGCCATCAAAAGTTTGGTAGTCTCGCAATTCACTCGCTTCCTCACCATCCTGGAGACGCCGCTcag GGAGCACGGCTTCAGCTTTGTGCGCCTGGACGGAAGCATGAGTCAAAAGAAGCGAACCCAGGTGATCCAAGAATTCCAGAGCCTGAGCCCCGACAGCCCCACCATCTTGCTACTCTCGCTCAAAGCCGGCGGGGTGGGACTCAACCTCACCGCCGCCTCCCATGTCTTCCTTATGGACcca GCATGGAACCCAGCTACGGAAGAGCAATGCATTGACCGCTGCCACCGTTTGGgccagaagagaaaagttttTGTCACCAAG TTCATCGTGAAAGATTCTGTGGAGGAGAACATGGTTAAGATCCAGAAGCAGAAGCAAGACTTGGTGCAGGCAGCATTCGCATCGACGGACGCCGACCGCAAGACGTCGCGCATTAACGACATCAAGGCGCTGATGGAGTTGTAG